A single Limanda limanda chromosome 19, fLimLim1.1, whole genome shotgun sequence DNA region contains:
- the LOC133026461 gene encoding uncharacterized protein LOC133026461, translating to MEPIALSCQVCLRKHPKVSAFKKHVQSLDHRKKMEELFSNDQLSGHGFFPHIVLINPNSKYDNKTQSIGLCLLTLVYSSATRTYFYLCHVCEEKRPSENILHHLSSRDHSSNYISYMDPNLLGFSWMPSSGVRVFLRPEITKEVKETRNTLQVLDLPADLMNTINKGTYSEVMHTLIENDKLLKLLEVVKPMRTMIQEYQRDSNRKHPLLGMQHIVECVCAGAYEKRYYLCTLCKLTMGVRAIIRHVLSFDHIFSYFKAWHPSTLMAKEGYKYCKAFTCTMLNFAKQTEEIHGAANTDMKQVNLEPAEFTSVNFKSYAEALNKLESIMKGREGGSLVATIHPGNKLTFWTKPASAPASAPASAPASAPASAPASAPASAPVKQPVNQPVMQPVMQPVMQPVMQPVMQPFKEPFMQPVKQPVKQPVMQPVMQPVKEPVMQPVKEPVKEPVKQPVKQPVMQPVMQPVKQPVMQPVKQPVMQPVKEPVKEPVKEPVKEPVKQPVKQPVMQQVKQPVMQQVKQPVMHR from the exons ATGGAGCCCATCGCCCTGAGCTGCCAG gTGTGTCTCAGAAAACACCCAAAGGTGTCAGCTTTCAAGAAACATGTACAATCATTAGATCATCGAAAG AAAATGGAGGAGTTATTCTCGAATG ATCAGCTCAGTGGTCATG GCTTCTTTCCCcacattgttttaattaatCCAAATAGCAAATatgacaacaaaacacaaagcattG GCTTGTGTCTCCTGACTCTGGTTTACAGTTCAGCGACTCGGACCTACTTTTACCTGTGCCATGTCTGTGAGGAAAAGCGTCCGTCCGAAAATATTTTACACCACCTTTCATCCCGTGACCATAGTAGTAACTACATT agCTACATGGACCCCAATCTACTGGGTTTCTCCTGGATGCCCAGCTCGGGCGTGAGAGTTTTTCTGAGGCCTGAGATCACGAAGGAAGTCAAGGAAACACGAAACACCCTACAG GTTCTGGATTTGCCTGCAGATCTAATGAATACAATTAACAAGGGCACCTACTCTGAAG TGATGCACACTCTCATAGAAAATGACAAGCTTCTCAAGCTGCTTGAAG TTGTCAAGCCAATGCGGACGATGATCCAAGAATACCAAAGAGATAGCAACAGAAAACATCCACTTCTTG GCATGCAGCACATTGTTGAGTGCGTTTGTGCTGGAGCGTACGAGAAGAGATACTACCTCTGCACCCTCTGCAAACTAACCATGGGCGTCCGCGCGATCATCAGACATGTCCTGAGCTTTGACCACATCTTCTCTTACTTT AAAGCTTGGCACCCCTCTACTTTGATGGCAAAGGAAGGCTACAAGTACTGCAAGGCCTTCACTTGCACAATGCTTAATTTTGCAAAGCAGACAGAAGAAATCCATGGAGCTGCAAACACGGATATGAAG CAAGTGAACCTGGAGCCTGCTGAATTTACCTCAGTGAATTTCAAGTCATATGCAGAAG CTTTGAACAAACTGGAATCCATCATGAAGGGAAGAGAAGGCGGCAGCTTGGTTGCAACCATCCACCCAGGGAACAAGCTAA CGTTTTGGACAAAGCCGGCCAGTGCGCCGGCCAGTGCGCCGGCCAGTGCGCCGGCCAGTGCGCCGGCCAGTGCGCCGGCCAGTGCGCCGGCCAGTGCGCCGGTCAAGCAGCCGGTCAATCAGCCGGTCATGCAGCCGGTCATGCAGCCGGTCATGCAGCCGGTCATGCAGCCGGTCATGCAGCCGTTCAAGGAGCCGTTCATGCAGCCGGTCAAGCAGCCGGTCAAGCAGCCGGTCATGCAGCCGGTCATGCAGCCGGTCAAGGAGCCGGTCATGCAGCCGGTCAAGGAGCCGGTCAAGGAGCCGGTCAAGCAGCCGGTCAAGCAGCCGGTCATGCAGCCGGTCATGCAGCCGGTCAAGCAGCCGGTCATGCAGCCGGTCAAGCAGCCGGTCATGCAGCCGGTCAAGGAGCCGGTCAAGGAGCCGGTCAAGGAGCCGGTCAAGGAGCCGGTCAAGCAGCCGGTCAAGCAGCCGGTCATGCAGCAGGTCAAGCAGCCGGTCATGCAGCAGGTCAAGCAGCCGGTCATGCA CCGGTAA